One part of the Peromyscus leucopus breed LL Stock chromosome 19, UCI_PerLeu_2.1, whole genome shotgun sequence genome encodes these proteins:
- the LOC114705091 gene encoding IgA-inducing protein homolog, which translates to MCSYYHMKKRSVLGCNITIFAVMFSHLSAGNSPCGNQATVLCISRLEFVQYQS; encoded by the coding sequence ATGTGCAGTTATTATCATATGAAGAAGCGCAGTGTGTTGGGCTGTAATATAACCATATTTGCTGTCATGTTCTcccatctcagtgctgggaactcaCCATGTGGAAACCAAGCAACCGTGTTGTGCATCAGCCGGCTTGAGTTTGTTCAATATCAAAGCTGA